One Xenopus tropicalis strain Nigerian chromosome 8, UCB_Xtro_10.0, whole genome shotgun sequence genomic window carries:
- the slain2l gene encoding SLAIN motif-containing protein-like isoform X1, whose protein sequence is MVVPGNSPGIPRDHAIDISDRAMDLEAEPDHSSDLKEVQKLHELVKRLEIQNQQLKIKRNPQSSNIQNISGIDNQLSALNCSGVMNSINIQPEKGDLQKMPNLQSQLEQISSEKENIPALGMDAQMQYEKVCSDSKPGSKVEINCDQDDCCFYSVDGSGRSDLEEAISKMSELNSSGENILDETALDEVDVLELGSCSEDEEDCWLYVSPRKVENAEQKLDSPLKWCRQVLDHHSPETEAACRSLIGKLDQASRWKSLYCSPLASPSAYNTNAECSYGSNTLNSPGCLKSTNKALLTCGSSGYLSFHSALSSQSSVDSELSTSDDSISMGYKLQDLTDVQVMARLQEESLRQDYASSSASVSRRSSSASLHSLRRGTFSDQEFDTYSLEDEDDCDCSLSFRSSHRYSPSPLSSPRCQSPSAAESRATTSRIRPPRRSIQNHVQERMKYANCEDELRHSMPNLAKTSLRSLEAVRSSRSLESDLQGPSSRLTRMQQPSTSTPPSKVRYGASNQPALTVRQPGKPGVSTSSLMTSRQPVKSSGYNNSSGLRKIQSSPGLNPSGSGAVSRTGNASSSIKHSTVKSQASMGSTVPKSKMIQPSRRSLSSAKMNSTLDDDSWKDGCY, encoded by the exons ATGGTGGTTCCTGGGAATTCCCCTGGTATTCCACGAGATCATGCAATAGACATCAGCGACAGAGCAATGGACTTGGAAGCAGAACCTGATCATAGCTCAGATTTAAAGGAGGTACAAAAACTCCATGAACTGGTAAAAAGATTAGAAATCCAAAATCAGCAGCTAAAGATTAAGAGGAATCCACAGAGTTCGAACATACAAAATATTTCAGGCATTGATAATCAACTTTCTGCTTTAAATTGCTCCGGAGTTATGAACAGCATCAACATCCAGCCTGAGAAAGGAGACTTGCAGAAAATGCCAAATCTACAGTCGCAACTTGAGCAAATCAGCTCAGAGAAGGAAAACATTCCAGCTTTGGGAATGGATGCACAGATGCAGTATGAAAAGGTATGCAGTGATTCAAAGCCTGGAAGCAAAGTAGAGATCAACTGTGATCAAGATGATTGTTGCTTCTACAGTGTTGATGGCAGTGGAAGATCAGACTTGGAGGAGGCCATCAGCAAAATGTCTGAGCTAAattcaagtggagaaaatattttGGATGAAACTGCACTTGACGAAGTAGATGTGCTGGAACTGGGATCCTGCAGTGAAGATGAGGAGGATTGTTG gctgtATGTTTCCCCGCGAAAGGTTGAAAATGCAGAGCAGAAACTAGATTCTCCATTAAAatggtgcagacaggtattagaCCACCACAGCCCAGAAACAGAAGCCGCTTGTCGTTCTTTAATTGGCAAACTTGACCAAG CGAGTAGATGGAAAAGCCTGTACTGCAGCCCACTGGCATCGCCATCTGCATATAACACCAATGCTGAATGCAGCTATGGTAGCAATACACTAAATTCACCGGGGTGCCTCAAATCCACTAACAAAGCACTACTAACCTGTGGCAGTTCAG gTTACTTAAGTTTCCATTCTGCCCTAAGCTCTCAGTCTTCTGTAGACAGTGAGTTGAGTACATCTGATGACTCCATATCCATGGGTTACAAACTACAAGATTTAACTGATGTGCAGGTCATGGCTCGCCTGCAAGAGGAAA GTCTCCGGCAGGACTATGCCTCCAGCTCTGCGTCTGTTTCCCGACGTAGTTCAAGTGCTTCTCTTCATTCTCTCAGAAGGGGAACGTTCAGTGACCAGGAATTTGATACATACAGTCTGGAGGATGAGGATGACTGTGACTGTTCCCTGTCCTTCCGTAGCTCACACCGGTATTCCCCTTCACCTCTAAGTTCACCCCGCTGCCAATCTCCTTCAGCAGCTGAAAGCAGGGCAACAACTTCTCGCATCAGACCTCCTCGCAGATCTATTCAGAATCATGTCCAAGAGAGAATGAAATATGCAAACTGTGAAG ATGAACTGCGCCACAGTATGCCTAACCTGGCAAAGACAAGCTTGCGTTCCCTTGAAGCAGTAAGAAGCAGTCGAAGTTTGGAGTCTGATCTGCAGGGCCCAAGCAGCCGTTTAACCAGGATGCAGCAGCCTTCAACCA GTACTCCTCCTAGTAAGGTGCGATATGGTGCCAGCAATCAACCTGCACTGACAGTTCGCCAACCTGGTAAACCAGGTGTTAGCACAAGTTCACTCATGACCTCAAGGCAACCAGTAAAATCCTCTGGCTATAATAATTCAAGTGGTTTACGTAAAATCCAGTCATCTCCTGGGCTGAATCCTTCAGGATCTGGTGCAGTTTCCAGAACAGGCAATGCGTCATCCTCCATTAAACATTCCACTGTGAAATCTCAGGCATCCATGGGATCCACTGTGCCTAAAAGTAAAATGATTCAGCCATCCAGAAG ATCCCTTTCTTCTGCAAAGATGAACAGCACACTGGATGATGATTCCTGGAAAGACGGATGCTATTAA
- the slain2l gene encoding SLAIN motif-containing protein-like isoform X2 codes for MVVPGNSPGIPRDHAIDISDRAMDLEAEPDHSSDLKEVQKLHELVKRLEIQNQQLKIKRNPQSSNIQNISGIDNQLSALNCSGVMNSINIQPEKGDLQKMPNLQSQLEQISSEKENIPALGMDAQMQYEKVCSDSKPGSKVEINCDQDDCCFYSVDGSGRSDLEEAISKMSELNSSGENILDETALDEVDVLELGSCSEDEEDCWLYVSPRKVENAEQKLDSPLKWCRQVLDHHSPETEAACRSLIGKLDQGYLSFHSALSSQSSVDSELSTSDDSISMGYKLQDLTDVQVMARLQEESLRQDYASSSASVSRRSSSASLHSLRRGTFSDQEFDTYSLEDEDDCDCSLSFRSSHRYSPSPLSSPRCQSPSAAESRATTSRIRPPRRSIQNHVQERMKYANCEDELRHSMPNLAKTSLRSLEAVRSSRSLESDLQGPSSRLTRMQQPSTSTPPSKVRYGASNQPALTVRQPGKPGVSTSSLMTSRQPVKSSGYNNSSGLRKIQSSPGLNPSGSGAVSRTGNASSSIKHSTVKSQASMGSTVPKSKMIQPSRRSLSSAKMNSTLDDDSWKDGCY; via the exons ATGGTGGTTCCTGGGAATTCCCCTGGTATTCCACGAGATCATGCAATAGACATCAGCGACAGAGCAATGGACTTGGAAGCAGAACCTGATCATAGCTCAGATTTAAAGGAGGTACAAAAACTCCATGAACTGGTAAAAAGATTAGAAATCCAAAATCAGCAGCTAAAGATTAAGAGGAATCCACAGAGTTCGAACATACAAAATATTTCAGGCATTGATAATCAACTTTCTGCTTTAAATTGCTCCGGAGTTATGAACAGCATCAACATCCAGCCTGAGAAAGGAGACTTGCAGAAAATGCCAAATCTACAGTCGCAACTTGAGCAAATCAGCTCAGAGAAGGAAAACATTCCAGCTTTGGGAATGGATGCACAGATGCAGTATGAAAAGGTATGCAGTGATTCAAAGCCTGGAAGCAAAGTAGAGATCAACTGTGATCAAGATGATTGTTGCTTCTACAGTGTTGATGGCAGTGGAAGATCAGACTTGGAGGAGGCCATCAGCAAAATGTCTGAGCTAAattcaagtggagaaaatattttGGATGAAACTGCACTTGACGAAGTAGATGTGCTGGAACTGGGATCCTGCAGTGAAGATGAGGAGGATTGTTG gctgtATGTTTCCCCGCGAAAGGTTGAAAATGCAGAGCAGAAACTAGATTCTCCATTAAAatggtgcagacaggtattagaCCACCACAGCCCAGAAACAGAAGCCGCTTGTCGTTCTTTAATTGGCAAACTTGACCAAG gTTACTTAAGTTTCCATTCTGCCCTAAGCTCTCAGTCTTCTGTAGACAGTGAGTTGAGTACATCTGATGACTCCATATCCATGGGTTACAAACTACAAGATTTAACTGATGTGCAGGTCATGGCTCGCCTGCAAGAGGAAA GTCTCCGGCAGGACTATGCCTCCAGCTCTGCGTCTGTTTCCCGACGTAGTTCAAGTGCTTCTCTTCATTCTCTCAGAAGGGGAACGTTCAGTGACCAGGAATTTGATACATACAGTCTGGAGGATGAGGATGACTGTGACTGTTCCCTGTCCTTCCGTAGCTCACACCGGTATTCCCCTTCACCTCTAAGTTCACCCCGCTGCCAATCTCCTTCAGCAGCTGAAAGCAGGGCAACAACTTCTCGCATCAGACCTCCTCGCAGATCTATTCAGAATCATGTCCAAGAGAGAATGAAATATGCAAACTGTGAAG ATGAACTGCGCCACAGTATGCCTAACCTGGCAAAGACAAGCTTGCGTTCCCTTGAAGCAGTAAGAAGCAGTCGAAGTTTGGAGTCTGATCTGCAGGGCCCAAGCAGCCGTTTAACCAGGATGCAGCAGCCTTCAACCA GTACTCCTCCTAGTAAGGTGCGATATGGTGCCAGCAATCAACCTGCACTGACAGTTCGCCAACCTGGTAAACCAGGTGTTAGCACAAGTTCACTCATGACCTCAAGGCAACCAGTAAAATCCTCTGGCTATAATAATTCAAGTGGTTTACGTAAAATCCAGTCATCTCCTGGGCTGAATCCTTCAGGATCTGGTGCAGTTTCCAGAACAGGCAATGCGTCATCCTCCATTAAACATTCCACTGTGAAATCTCAGGCATCCATGGGATCCACTGTGCCTAAAAGTAAAATGATTCAGCCATCCAGAAG ATCCCTTTCTTCTGCAAAGATGAACAGCACACTGGATGATGATTCCTGGAAAGACGGATGCTATTAA